From the Streptomyces sp. NBC_01216 genome, the window AGTACCCCGAGCCGAGACGGGTGTTCTTGCGCACCGAGACGGACTCGATGACCGCGTCGAAGGTGATCGTGGCACCCGGACGCAGGGGCCGCAGGTACTCCTGCTCGCAGTCGGTGGCGACCACCGAGGTGCAACCGGCCTCGTCGAGGAGTGCCGACAGCTCGTCGTACGGTCCGTCGCGGTCGGGGTGCCCCGACAGGCCGCCCATCGTCCATGCCTGGAGCATCGTGGGCGGGGCGACGGCGTCCGGCCCCTGGTAGGCGGGATGGGCGTCGCCCATGGCCTCGCACCAGTGCCTGATCATCACCGCGTTGACCGGGTCCTTGCCGATGCCCGCGGCGACGGCGACCCGCCCCTCGTACCCCTTAAGCCGCCACTCGAAGGCACGGACAGCCGCCTCGCCCGCAGCGCCCGCCTTTCTCGCGTCGCTCCCGTCTCGTCTCCCGCCCGCCTCGCCCGCAGCGCCCGCAGCGCCCGCCGCAGGCTTGCCACCCGCCTTGGGGGACCCGCCCGCCTCGCCGTCACCGTTCACCGTTCACCGCCTTCCCGCCTCATGCCGGCCATCCCGAGCCGCGTCCTCGCGACGATCTCGCGCTGTACCTCGCTCACCCCTCCCCCGAAGGTGTTGATCTGCGCGGCTCGGTTCATCCGCTCGAGCTCGCCGCCCTCGAACGTCCCCGGCGACCCCGCCCGCACGAGGGCCGCCCCGCCCGCGATCTCCTGGCAGATGCGGTACACCTCGACCGCCGACTCGGTTCCCGCGAACTTCACGCCGCTGGCGTCACCGGGGGCCAGTCGGCCCGCCCCCACATCCCCCACCAGACGCCAGTTGAGCAGGCGCGTCGCCGCCAGCCGGGCGTGCGCCTCGGCCGCTCGCATCCGGATCCACGGCTCGTCGATCCGGCGCCGCCCGGTCGCGGGGTCGGCGGTCCGGGCCGCGGTGAGCGCCGCCGCGTAGAAGTCCTCGGCCTGCATTCCGATGGCGGCGAGCGCGACCCGCTCGTGGTTCAGCTGTTCTGTGATCAACTCCCAGCCGCCGTCCTGCCGGCCCACGAGGTTTCCGGCCGGGACGCGGATACCGTCGTAGTACGTCGACGTGGTCGTCAGGCCGCCGACCGTCTCGATCGGCGTCCAGGAGAACCCGGGCGCGTCCGTGGGGACCAGGACGATCGAGATGCCCCGGTGTCTGGGTGCCTCGGAGTCGGTACGGCAGGCGAGCCAGATCCAGTCGGCGTTCTGGGCGTTGGAGGTGAAGACCTTCTGCCCGTCGATCCGCCAGGAGTCCCCGTCCCGGACCGCCCTCGTGCGCAGGGCAGCGAGGTCGGTACCGGCCTCCGGCTCGCTGTACCCGATCGCGAAGACGGTCTCGCCGCGCAGGATCCGGGGCAGGAAATACGCCTTCTGCTCCTCGGTGCCTTGTCGCATCAGGGTCGGGCCGACAGTGTTGAGCGTGACCATGGAGACGGGGGCGCCGGCCCGGTACGCCTCGTCGAAGAAGACGAACTGCTCCGCGGGGCCGCGGCCCTGTCCGCCGTACTCCTCGGGCCAGCCCAGTCCGAGCATGCCGTCGTCTCCGATGCGGCGGAGCAGACGTCGCTGCGCGGCTCCGTCGGCCGACGGCGGTGGGCCGTCGGGCATCACTTCGCGAAAGTAGGAACGCAGTTCGGCGCGCAGCCGCAGCTGTTGCTCGGTGGGGGCGAGGTGCACGACGACGACCTCCCGGACGGGAACGACTCAGGTTTCTGACTGTCCGTCAGCTACCTTCGTCGTGTCAAGGTCACGGACCGCTGTGGGCGTCCCCGGCGCTTCGGCGCGACTCCCCGGACACGCCGGCACGGCCTGCGCGCCGGCACCGAAGTACCGCCGCACAGACCGCCGCCGGCCGGACGCCCCCCTCCACCGTCAGCCCCCCTCGGGCCGGTCCCCCGTGCCCGCTCAGAGCCACCACGGGGAGAAATTCACCACTGTGTTCGACTGGCCGATGCTGGTGAAGCCCGAACCGTTCACACTCGCGGTGCTGTTCTGGTTCGAGGCGCCGGAGCCGGTCGCCACCTGCTGGGTGGTGGTCGAGTTTCCGTAGTTGTCGCCGCCCACGCCGCTGCCGATGACCGTGGCGACGCCGGCGTTCGATCCGCCGTCCGCGAACCCGGCGTTGTCGGCCTGCGCCACTCCGGTGAAGAGTGCGGCGGCCAGAGGCAGCGCGGCGGCGACGGCGAGGACGCGGGCGGTACGGATGCTTGCCATGTGTTCTTCCTCCAGGGACGAAACTGCGCTGAACCGAAGTGGGTTGATTTCCGAAGCAGTTGGCCGACCGCCCCGGTCTGTGTACTCGACGTCGCGAGTCCAGAGTTGCCCACCGAATCCCCGGCGAACCACCCCGGAGCGGCTGATTCCCTCTGAAGCGTGAGGACAAGTCGATAAACCCCCATGGCCACATGAAAACCGCAGCTCACACGCACGGATGACCCACGGAAGGTCCACGGAAGGCCCACGGGGAGCGATCACCCCAGGCGCCGCCGGAGGGAAACCGTTTCGACAAACCGGCCCGACCGACCTTCCCGCACACCCCCGCACCCTTCCCTGGGTCGAACATTCGTACGATACTGAAGTCATGGCTCCTTCCGCGAGGCACACCACCGCCCCGGCCCTCGCCCACGCCCTCTCCGCGGCGGAGCGCGGGTTTCCCGTCATCCCCCTGTCCCCGACGAAGCTCCCGGCCCTGCGCTCACCCCACCGGCATGAGGACCGACAGGTCGTCTGCCACGGGGAATGCGGCCGGCCTGGACACGGCGTGCACGACGCGACCACCGACCCGGCGGCCGTACGGGCACTCTTCGGCGCCGCGCCATGGGCCACCGGCTACGGCATCGCATGCGGACGGCCGCCGCATCGCCTCATCGGCGTCGATCTGGACGTTCGGTCACCCGACGACGACGCGGTGGAACTCCGGCACCTGGCACTCCGGCACCTCTTCGGCCTGCCGCGGACCGTCACGGTGCTGACCCCCTCGGGCGGTATGCACCTGTGGCTCACCGGACCTCCGAACGTCGTCGTCCCCAACTCCGCGAGCCGTCTCGCACCGGGAATCGACATCCGAGGCGCGGGCGGCTACCTGGTCGGACCGGGCTCTGTCAGCGCCCGGGGCATGTACCGGCTCGCACCCGGCACCGCGGACCTCAGCCCCGCCCCCTGCCCGCGCCCCCTGCTCGGCCTGATCGCGCCACCGCCCCGCCCCCATCCCACGACCACCCGCCCGCACCGCCAGGGCCACGGCCTGATCCACTTCGTCCTGACGGCCCAGGAGGGGCAACGCAACACCCGCCTTTTCTGGGCGGCCTGTCGCGCCTACGAGCACGGCCTCGGCGACGCGCTCACCGAGGCCCTCGTCACGGCCTCGGTCCGCACGGGCCTGCCGGAGCACGAGGCACGCGCCACCGTCCAGTCGGCCTCCCGCCTGACGGCCGGCTGAACCCTGCCCCGCCCCGCCTCCACCGGATCACCCCGGGTCGAAGTGAGGACCACGGCATCAAGCGCGACCACACCCCTCGTTTGACAGACCCTCACCGCGATGTGAA encodes:
- a CDS encoding acyl-CoA dehydrogenase family protein; translated protein: MHLAPTEQQLRLRAELRSYFREVMPDGPPPSADGAAQRRLLRRIGDDGMLGLGWPEEYGGQGRGPAEQFVFFDEAYRAGAPVSMVTLNTVGPTLMRQGTEEQKAYFLPRILRGETVFAIGYSEPEAGTDLAALRTRAVRDGDSWRIDGQKVFTSNAQNADWIWLACRTDSEAPRHRGISIVLVPTDAPGFSWTPIETVGGLTTTSTYYDGIRVPAGNLVGRQDGGWELITEQLNHERVALAAIGMQAEDFYAAALTAARTADPATGRRRIDEPWIRMRAAEAHARLAATRLLNWRLVGDVGAGRLAPGDASGVKFAGTESAVEVYRICQEIAGGAALVRAGSPGTFEGGELERMNRAAQINTFGGGVSEVQREIVARTRLGMAGMRREGGER
- a CDS encoding bifunctional DNA primase/polymerase; this encodes MAPSARHTTAPALAHALSAAERGFPVIPLSPTKLPALRSPHRHEDRQVVCHGECGRPGHGVHDATTDPAAVRALFGAAPWATGYGIACGRPPHRLIGVDLDVRSPDDDAVELRHLALRHLFGLPRTVTVLTPSGGMHLWLTGPPNVVVPNSASRLAPGIDIRGAGGYLVGPGSVSARGMYRLAPGTADLSPAPCPRPLLGLIAPPPRPHPTTTRPHRQGHGLIHFVLTAQEGQRNTRLFWAACRAYEHGLGDALTEALVTASVRTGLPEHEARATVQSASRLTAG